DNA sequence from the Xenopus tropicalis strain Nigerian chromosome 4, UCB_Xtro_10.0, whole genome shotgun sequence genome:
CATACACTTTCCTAATGTCTCTTGAATGTCACTGTGAGGGGAACTATGGCCCAATCCTACAGTTGCCCTACATAATAACATATAAATACAAGTGATATCTAGTGTTGCGGCTAAACCTGTAATTTATGAGGTGGATAAAGGACTAAACTCCACAGTCGCTTTTCACAGATGGAATTGGATCAGCAAAACTTATATGATATAATGGGACAGATACAAAAATCGTATTTGTAAACTACATCTGTCGGATGCAAACGCGGCATGCTGCATTCACCAGGAGCAACTTTTTTTgccattgaaatacattgactgtgaGTGTACTGTAGACACAGGGACTAAACGCTCCAtacgactttatctgatccaactgcATTACAGCCTatagagatcagattttgtacgatcctacaaaatcttgtgctgttgcatggatTGGGTcagattaaagctggccacacacgtagcaattccgatctttcgtgcgaccattggttgcatgAAAGATTGTTCTCAccttccactgatgttcagggctgaattgtcagatatggaggtagaaacaatagaagtTCTACCTCAGCCCTGAACGAAGATTCtgctcgggcaccttcaatggcgcccaattaaaatcttttaacctggtcgGCAGCattttgtgatatcggtcgcctcttcaagccgccatacacaccgaatatcgcacgTAGTGAGGTTTGGTgtgataatatcagtgcatgtacggccagcttaagtctgtcccacaaaatctggaaaaaaaaaaaaacttgtggagtttagcccaaAGTCACACCTGCTACTCACTAAGTCAGTGATCACCAACctgtaacatgttgctcaccaatcccttggctgttgctcccaggaGGAGTAGGttaccatttttaaatttctggcttggaggcaagttttggttgcataaaaaccagtgtaaagccaaacagagacttctataggctcccagtccacataggggctattaagtagccaattatagctcatatttgcacccccaagaactttttccatgcttgtgttgctccccgacactttttccatttgaaggtGGCTCAAATGTGAATGTGATTAAAGCTCCAGGAGTAGCTGTAGATCTCAACCCATACTAAACAATATGTGCATCTTGAAAATGTAGGAAGTAGCCCACAGCAATCACAGGCATTTCATTTGCTGCTTCTGATTAGTAGGGATTAAAATAATGTAGTGCTTATAGAAGAATTTCTGAGGGTATGATTGCTCCTTTCTGTTATACTGTTTCTTCTGGCTGTTTTGCATCAGGATTTTAGGGGTAGTAAACatgttaaacattaaaataagtCACATAAAACACAATAGATTCCAACCAATATTCTTCAAAACATAAAATCTTGCTTTTCATCTAAATCATATCTGGACTTCAAGAAATAattataaatgcatatttttcagagacatacctgattccacagattaaaaggaaatgaTGATAATGTGTCTGTTTGCAGGGATGACGTTCCCACCTCCTtaagctcacagtgtaatgcaacccctccctttgttccattgtgaaatgaTGGATTTTGGAACCTCATGTCCCTCTGCATTTTAGTGAATCTGTGCACTTCCCACTAGTGAAAGCAGAGGGAAAAccagtcccagaatccatctcttcgcaatggaacaaggtgaaggTGGGATTGCATTACACTGTTAGCCTATTGGGTTGCTGGGAAATGGTTTGTCAGTGTTTCGTagcttcctttcaatctgtggaatcattCTGACCCACAAAAGCATTCTTTCCTTCAGAAACTTCTCTAACCTGCTGTAAATTAAAactattacattttacattttagtagTATATGCAGCAgtattttccattcagcattccTGTCAtttgattataaataaatgttctgtTTTGTCTTCTATTGCAGTTTAAGGAAATGATGGCTATGGATGTAGCAGACAGTGCACAAGTATATACAGCATTTTTAGTATATATGGATCTTTTAGAAGGTGAGTCTCATACACAGAAAGCTATCATCACCATACAAGCATTGGTTGTTATTAATATTATGACATATGCTTTTTGCATTGTCTGGCTGTAGGCTTGTTTCTGCTTGCCTAAAGCTGAACTTCCTTGTTACTCTAACAGTATAATCACTTGAACACCTGTAAAATGCATACAGAAGCTGCTATAAGCCCCTGTTATGGCAACCCATGTAAACAGTGTAGCAGTCAGTGCACAAAAAGTCACACAACATGGCACAGAAAGTGGGGGGAAAACAAGTGCAATATAGAGCAGGAGCTGGTAACCCCCTGTTGCCACCTGAGTAAGCATGTGAGACTAAAGAGAGATGACAGTTGAGTTGAGTGGGGAAGCTGGGGTGACCAGTGTTACACAGAGTATGCAGCCATGCATATAAGGGAATATGTTCTTACCAAACTTATAAGGGTGCACCCTTAGTTTTCATGCACAGAGCACTTGAGGGAATAGCTCTTGTACACCTCATGGCGCATAAAAATTGAATAAATGATGCACAATTTAGGGAACGGTCTGGGGggaatgcctacatgcctcccgtTGCcctcccctcatgaatacagtgcttctaAACAGAGAcggcactgtattcatggggataGTCACAGGTCCCTTTGTTCTGAAACAGAGCACAGAGACTTGTGGCAATACAACAGataaaggcagtgtgcaaagtctgAAAAATGTCTGCCTTCCTTGATGTAAATATTATGCAACAAATAAACTTATCTCCTGGTTCCATTCCAGATTTCCACATAGAGTTTAATGGAGTTTTCTTGTGCTAAATGTTTCTTATCAAACTCAATCTGACCCAGTGTATCCATTGCAATATGGATTTGTGGATTTATTAAAGCATGGGGAGTGTGCTCAGTAGGAGCTGAAGCTGCTGCTGTGCAGTGTATAAAATAATGAATCAAACTGTAAGGAAGTCAGCATTCTGCCCTACTTACCTGCTACTGGGAACCCTGAGAAGTGGGGGAAAAActaattcatatttaaaatgttagtAAATTAGAAAATAGAATGCACTTAAAAGAAATTATTATTTGTGGTGTTCTGTTTGACACCCCATTGAGCAGCACCGCTGTTCTTCCCCCTTTTTGCTTTGTTATAATGCTGACATTGGCATTTAATATACATGCATGTGCCCTATTCTGAATGTGTATTATGCACATTATTTTAACTTCTATAATTGGCAATTACTGTGAGCACTTAGAGAGCAGTAGGGGGCTTATACAGTGCTGCaggcaaacatttaacccatgcATTGTCAAACAGCGTACAGTGAGCCTGGGACAAATAACatgataatatataataatgtaattattCATAATGGCTCTGTCGGGATTATATGTTGTGGAGTGGCTATGAGGGTCTGTTCTTTTGCTATTCACTAATACTACTTTACTGCGATTCATTAAACCTTCCTTAATATTTTCTTAATAGGTTCTCTAATCATATATCAAACCACGTTTAATGAAACATATGCACAAAATATAGGGCATTTTACTAAGAGACTGGAAGTAGTGAGGCCAGTTTTCAGAGACAGTTGCTGGGTGGGGCATGTTCAAATGATGAAAAAGGGATGGGTATGTCAGGGCCTAGGGGAACTGTAGATGCAGCTGTTGGAGGGGAGAAAATGAAATGCAGGGAAGGAGAGACTGTTGTGTATGTGGATAAAAGGTGAGGATGCTTCTAGAGTAGACATGGAAAGGAAGAGGTTAAGAGTGGAGAATTTCCTCTAACACAGTAGTGAAAGGTAACATATTAGTGGGAAACAAGTGCAATAACGATGTGCTGCTTTCTGGTGTTCTAGAATTTCtattttgctgctgaaattcctgtTTTTTGCTTACAACAATGAAAGCCACACACCCTTTTACTTAGAACAATACAATAGTATTCCATTATTCCATTCCATTTTGTGATATGAACAAAATGGCAATCGTAACAAGTTTTGGGCCAGTGATTCTTGCTTTTCTTTGTGTTTACAAATGTATCTTGGCACAATTGTGCAATGTCACACCCAAAATAACCTCTGAGATTGGCAGATATCTGTGACACCTCAGACACACCTAGGTTCTGGGATTCCAGGTACACTCATATTTCATCCTGTTGACAaacaaattgcattttgcaattaATGTGAAATAAAATTGGGTGCAATGAAAGGGAGACTTCCATCTGCATTTATTCCCTAACCATGCGTTAACATTCCTAATATCATGCTGCCACTCCCAATTTGCACACAGAAGCCTTGATGTGTCTAGTTATACCCATTTGGATGCATTTGCTTATTGACTTGGCAGGTCAAGCCTTAGGAATGTAAATCCTGTTTGGGTCAGTTAGGGATTGTCACACAGTATAAACAAAGCTTTAGAGAGTTAAAGGGTTAATGCCTTCATAGCTTAATTCTCTGTTCCCCCTACTTGGTTTGAATGTTCTTTTTTGGTGGTGATCACCTAGTGCAATATACAAACACCATGACTTGGTGCATCAGTAGTTGAAATTTTGTAACCGATTACGGTACTGACCAGTATCCAAAGTACATGGATATCAGTCTGGCTTGGAGGGGCAACATGTGTACCAATAGTCATTCGAAACAGCTGTTGGTAAATATACAGTTTAAAGGTGATCCAAGTccaaaaactgttttgtttttttgtattatataaaacaaaaattgccTTTAAATTCAGAGGACTTGTCctgttaatgtttttatatttaaattattccTACAGTAAGAAACTGGCATGATGTGAAGATTCATGGCTCATCAGAACTTCATCTTATCTACTTACACGGACTGGAGAAAGAAGGCTGTATACCACAGTTGATAATACCGACTCCAGTATCCATGTCATACAGTCATGAGAGGTAGGTAACCACTAGGGCTTCATTATTGTGATAGTTAACACATCTATTTCCCGgacaaacaaatgtaaaatactTTTGCAACTTAGTGAAATTCTTacttttaaaaattctgaatataTTTGATATATTCACAGTTGGGGATTAAACCCTTTCCTTGCCAACCCTCACAGCTGCATGACAAAACTGAAagtaattcaaaaagtataaaaaaattaaatttgaagACCTGTTCAAATTTGTCTTAGAATACCACTGTCCATATTGCATTAAAATTTACAATCGAAGAATGTTATCCTGACCTACGTAAAGTGTCATATGAGCTTTGTTTTTCAATACTTTTTCTATTCTGTAgaattaaaatgaaaagaaatgtttgttctataaagaatatacaaaaaaaatataatatcaaAGGAGCTGTAAACCCAAATGTAAACTTTTACATAATGAAAGCAGACAATTTAAATTAACCTTCTGATATACATGAGTGAtgttaaatttattaaaaaaagtctGAAAGGCATTGCGGGTAATGGAGTATTGGCTGTAGGAGATCATGTAGTCAGAAACAGCTGTGCAAAGAATGCACAAATACAGATAGATTAGAAACTGCTTTTAGTAGCAAAGTATTGAAAACATCATTGGAAATTTGCAATTTGTGCATATTGGAAAATTACTTAGAATATAGTTGCCTATTATTGTGCAAAATGTTTTTAAGCATCTCAGTGTCTGCCATTGCCACCCACAGAGGTCCAGAAGGCACTAAACTTGTACAGCAGTGATGTCCTAGCCACCCCGAAACCAGCAGGGGGGGCAAGTTCAAGCCATAAAACTACATCCAATTGGCAACTGAACTCTGTCCTTGGCCCAccctgtctgtgacatcattaTATCCTGCTTTCACCTCCAGTTgtcactatatttatatatttgcaccTGCATAGCCCCCCTTCCTTTTTTTGATGTCACAAGTGGGGTGGGGGCAGTGTGGGTAATAAGTATTGATAGCACAACATGTcaggtagggttcgggttgggagcggTCTGGTTAGGTCAGGTGTAGGTTGTCTTTTTGTCGAAGCACACATCACTATTGTGCAGAGCTGCCTGATCCCAGGAATGAACTAGCCAAATGGAAGTTACAAATCAGTGCTGCTGCTCCAGAGAACATAAGATGGCCATACCTGCCTAGATTTCAAGCATAAACGCCTAACCATCTAGGCACGTATAGACATTGGAAGGGCAGCTTAAAATGATATAAGATTATAGGAAAACTTCTGCGGATTGGCTAAAAAAAAGTGAAGTGGAGCCACAGTTGTCCTCAATGGACAGAACAATGCAAGGGTGGTCACTCTCACATCCATGCTACCTGCAGCCCAACTGGTCAGTTACCATGCAAGCCTGGCCCATAATTGTACATTTGATCTGGGGTGAAAAATGTTTCTCATACAATGTCTATGTTTCCAAGCTGCAGTTTTGTAACTATGGTGccagtatttttattatttattgattagTTTCCACTAAAATATGTACAAAGCAATTCTAAATGTATAATTAGAGGCTTggaaacttaagctggccatacatgcaccaatataatccGTTTTGTAAGGTTTTTAGACCGtatgtgggctctgaattatcaccctgaaaatttttgtaccatggatGATGATTGGTTGTTTAGCCatttggacaggttagaaaatgtcagttggataacaataaaatctgcgtgtgtattgtgtatctgacaatatgcTTGGGGGACCTACAAGGCATTTCCGGGAcatcacttttgtacgattggtgtctgcaaactatttcatgttcaaaacatcctctgatttgttatttttaggactttagcctacaatttcagtctgaatgttagttttagattgttgcatttaaacgtttGATCGATATTCGaacgtttgtcggaagaagactaaaatctgaatgtgtatggccagctttaactgGAGGATTTCCTTCTTGAACAGTGGCCCATTGTCTCACTAGCAACGGAGCACTCCAGCATGGCAGTCACCCCTTTACCAGTTAGTGACATACAGCGCTGTCATTGGTATCCCACAAGAGCCTTAGGGGCATGGGAAAGGGATGTTACACCAGTCTGTAAATTATATTTGGAAAACTAAGATTTCagttgtaataaaatatattgttgtgGGTCTGctttattttatacagcataTTCTGTTATCTAgtatgctcgagacctggggttttccagataatggattctataatttggatctccataccctaagtctgcaAGAAAATAATTTAACCGTGAAGTCAGAAGATATGGGTAGCAGTAtgcgcacacccccccccccccctgtgcgcGCATGGCAGCAGTGTCAAGAGTGTCAGCGTTAGTGGCGTTCGTGCGCCCCTGCCCGTGAAGTCAGGAGATATGGGGAGCAGTACGCGCGCACCCGCCCCCCGTGCATTAGTGGAGTTTGTGTGCCCCCCCGCTTGTGAAttgagccagccccccccccccgcgtcctCCGTCACACCTGCCAGCTGAGACGCAGcggggagcagtatggggagcggtacggGGAGCGGTACAGGCTTATAcacgagtcaatacgtttttccagttttcttaggtaaaattaggtacctcggcttatactcgagtatatacggtaattaaaacTTAGTtgagataaagtacaaggtacaattttattattacagagaaaaaggaaatcatttttttaaaaaatggaataatttgattagaatgaagtctatgggagatggcctttccgtaattctgggctttctgaataacggatcccatacctgtacacacacatacacacacacctataaatataaaaacttgcatgtacttaataaatattgcatatattttttgCACACATGAAAGTACATTATAACCATGAATGTACTGCACCTACATTTTCAGTAACCATCTTCTTGCTACTACAGGAAAAAATTGTGTAGCAAATTGCTAATtgaatttgtttttgttaaatatCTGTTAATGGTTATAGAAAGATAATGTAGGGAAAGTGGGCTTGCTAGCTGCACAAGTACACGATTGTTCAGGCTCCTCTCTGGGGAGCAACTTCCTTTCATTTCTTGCAGTCACTTGTGGAAATGGGTTGCAGTGTGTGAGCTACTGTGTCTGTTGTCTGCTAGTGAATATTCAGATGCTGGGGAGCTGAGCAGGGCTGCGCTGGAGATTCAGGTATATCCTTGTGCAGGGATATAGAGACCCACTGTTCTCTGAAGAAAATTCATTCCCGCCCATTGTTCTGTATCTTTGTTTATAGCAAAAGGAAACACGCTCCAGTTACAAGTGTGTGACATTTGTTTCTTTCAGCCACAGTATGAGAGAGACTATTTTCTCTGTACTACAGGATATTTTAAGATTACCATGTCTGCAAGCAAAATATAAAAAGGTGCCTTCATGTTGAGAAATTTACTTACTAGTTAAACTACATTTAGAAGTGGCAGATCAGTGGTAGCTTAACATAAATaagttacattatattttataggtagAAAATCCTTTTAAAGGAGAGATTTTGgcgccccctccccccagtggtcatacctttccttctcctttaatatggctaattctagttcacctttaagttaccttttacTGGGTTCTTAGGTCTTCTAATGGCAGATACTTTTCTATTCAgtttccagtctgtcattcaaccCATTGCCTGGTTACTAGGCTAGCAACCAGGTAACATTTACATACTAAatcagagagctgctgaacaaaaagataattgATTCAAAACCaggaaaaataaagaccaattgaaaattgttttagaatatcactgcATTCTACTAAAGTTTCCTTTTCCCTTTAGAGCAACTTCAGAACATAACTGTGCAGTCTGCAGGGATCTTAACTGAATCATTGTTTGCAATGTGTCTGCTAAATGCTGCTGAGCAAAAATTGCTCCAGGTTTTGTAACCCGTAGCAACAGACTGGAAAGCTGAAAAATGGTGGTTCTCAGCTATTCAATTCAGTGCTCGTAGACTTTTTAATATGAACATCTGCTAACAGCATCAGAATGCAAGGCTGACATTCAGTACCTGCACTATTTAGCCATTCCTTTATTACCTTTGGGCAATTACCTCAGTTTCTGCACCCTTTGATTTGGCTCTTAATTGTTCTTCGTCACAACAGCAAAACAGTTACTGGATGCAATTATGCTTGTTAATGAACAATCTTTTTCTGATAATACTGTACTTAAACATCTACATGAAGTTCCTTATTTTACCAAAAGAAACCTAGGGTCAGAttcacttattattattttacattattatcaTTACAGTAGTGCTTGAAAGACCCTTTTAAATTGTCTGTATTTTTATGTGAATGTAACCTAAACATCTTTGGATTTTCAATCAAGTCCTAAAAGTAGCTGAaaaaaaacctagttaaacaaattaaacaaaaagtaTTCTATTTGgtcatgtttttatttaaaaaaaaataaatcaatatctATATATTGAACATACAGATAACATATAAATATCAACCAATACAAAGAATGAATATGgcttgaaatgccatattttatatactgaacttactgcacctgcctagcatctctatagtagtaatgatcaaGGCCCTCACAGTTGTAGagaggagctccccatcttggatttagttagaagtgtcagtggcactgcacatgctcagtgggctctgggcagctgttgagaagctgagcttagcaGTCATCGCAAATCAGATCAAGGTATGTCTATCAAACTTTAATTAAAGTGTTTTTGTGCTTTTAGTAAAGGGATACAACCAATAGTTAATTTATAGTTAATTTAGCAACAGTAATCAAATACACTGGGGGGGTTAATattgtgaaaacaaaaatatatgttaACCATGACTTACTATGGAATGTGATAAATAAAAACAGTTGTTCTGTGGGATTAATACCTATCTTAGATGATAATGTTTAGTAATGATCTTTCCCTAATAGGATGGTCTTCCCAGCTAAATTAGAGGAGAGTTTCATAAGTAAAAatgtatggtgctggtttcactctagGCTAAAGTCTATCATTatcttttattggagctccctatagatctgctacagTCACTGTCTGTGGttcacagtaggagggggatagcaaTCATGGCTCTGCAGTCAcataagcaaagacaggctttagttccctatcaggtcagcctagctgccaaTTAGTTTCTGTCCCACAGTGTGCTGAGTGGCAGCAGCTCCccatcacagcctgggaaaggggcagtaggaagtggaacagatggagaCATTTTCAATAGAACTTTTTCAAGcatattccttctgtatttaaaaGAGTATACTGCACTGGCATATTGTAATTGTTAATACAATATGTCACCTTTAATTAACAAGATTAACTTTAGATATACATttctataaactttttttttttattaagtgctTGTGCACGTtatctaaaaatgttttaaaggaacagttcagtgtaaaaatgaaactgggcaaaaaaatgttttcaatatagttagttaggcaaaaatttaatcaataaaggctggagtggtcagatgtctaacataatgaccagaacaccacttcctgctttacagctctgttagtagtcagtaaccaatcactcagggggccatatgggacataactgttcagttagtttgcctttaaagctgacctgcgtgctcacaaactaacttaacagttatgtcccatgtggtcccCTAAAAGCTTAGAGAGCTAAgtaactatattagaaatgtttttttattttgtagtttcatttttacactgaactgttcctttaatatatggTTTAATGGTGGCAGTGAAAAATGCAGAGGCTGCAGTCAAATAGTTTTTGCTAAACGGAAAAACCATATTGCTTGTGTACTGATTTGGAGAGAATGTCTGTTTGCACTGCTAGATTTATATGAAAGCCCAGCTGGAAGGAcagttagagtgagatttggaGGTAAACATTGATTTTCTATCCTATATATCTTTGGAGCTATGGCTGAATAGTTGATACAACAGTTTTTCTTGctaaacattaattaatgaaATTAACCTTTCATGGTAAAAATGTCTCTACACTTTACAGGTCAGACATGTGTTGTAAGtagcaaaaatatatatgtatatatatatatatatattgccttagATACACCTGCCTGGCTTCAGCAATGCAAACGGGATTTGTGGAATCTATATTGAGCATCAGTTGATTCGCACATCCTTACACAGTCTCAACCCTGTACCTTCTGTTGAAGGGATTTGGGCATTGTTAATGGAGAGAGAGAATATCCATGTTTTTGCCATATATTGATGTCATGTCTAACCCACTGATTTTTCATTGGCTTTACTAGCAACAAAAGGTTATATCAGCGTTATAAAATAGTGACTGTTAATTTGTATAGTGCCACAATACATGTAAAATACTACTGGAAAGTTCTTTATGTCCCCGACCTTGCTATCTCTGCTTTCAAGTATAGCAAATAAGAGAGATTTTTGCCCAGAAGCTGCTTAATGGTTTGTTAATTTTTGTTTAGGTAAGTGCAGACaagtttctgtataatagatggATCACCACTTTATTTAAGCCAATGAGTTCCTGGAAACAATTTGCTTAAAGAGAGAGACCCTCTGGGTGTTCATTCCTCTGCTTTCAGAGTAAACAATGCAGATTTCCCATTTTATTCATTATCATATAGCTGACTTTTTAGTGAAGCCAGTCTGACATTTAGAGCTGTGCGTTACAAATATGCAGTTGTTTACATGGCCAGTAAtgctctttgtttttgttttccccACCAGGATTCAACAGTTTATGAAACTGGATTGCACCTCAGATGAAGCACAATCCATATCAAGTATTCTTTTGGCTATTGTTGAATCTGATTCCACCGTTGTTTACTACAAACTAACTGATGGCTTTGTGATACCAGATCCACCGGATTTTGTAGAGGACATGGACAACAAACAGTGGAGGAAGAAAAGACTGAGACACTTAAGATAGAAGAACCTTTCTATATTGTACAGGTGTTATATCATGATATCGATATTACTCTATGAGACTTCTATATGGCCTTAATTACCCATGTATTGGGAAAATTAAATGTTATAACAACACATCTGGTGGCTGAAGTCAGTGAAATAATGAGACTACAGTTGAAGGTCCCTTagacctccagttggacagagCTAGCTGCGCCATCATTGACCCTTAGGACTGTTGTTAAATTCTTTTGTATATGATCATTGTCAGAAATAGGAGAGAAAttcttatttatatttctgtagcTTTCTGGCCAATAATGTATTTGGAACAATCGGTGTACAGTTTCAAGTGTGGCAATTTCCATGACTGACATGGAGTCATTAGTAGTTTTAGGTACTAGAAGCTGCTGGCATTACATTTTTCATACATATCCAGCAAGGTACCAGCTGAGGTTCACCCATGCAGTGTGGCATCACCATGCACCAATTTCACCCTTTATAACTTTCCTCTACTTACACTTTTTGTATGTTTCGCTTTGTTTGGTTGAAATCTGCAAGTAGCGATTCTGGCTTCTCTCCAGCAACAGTTCCATTTAGCTGTTATGTTAACGCATACCAGCTAGTAATGTTATGGGTTAGAATGTACATTTTGGCATATCTGCCTCAGACCAAACTTACTGCAGAGGTTTAAAAGCCAAGCCtggaaaatacagaattttatAGATCTGTAAAGTTGAATGAATTTGTAAATGAAGTGTAAATATAAAAGGCCACACTGAGGATATTATCTATGCCTACAATCTAGCCATACGTTCTGTTGGTGCCAAAACCTGTGTGCCTGGGAACATTTTAGTTTGTTCATGACTACAA
Encoded proteins:
- the tsen15 gene encoding tRNA-splicing endonuclease subunit Sen15 isoform X1, which encodes METDQEECTAGFKEMMAMDVADSAQVYTAFLVYMDLLEVRNWHDVKIHGSSELHLIYLHGLEKEGCIPQLIIPTPVSMSYSHERIQQFMKLDCTSDEAQSISSILLAIVESDSTVVYYKLTDGFVIPDPPDFVEDMDNKQWRKKRLRHLR
- the tsen15 gene encoding tRNA-splicing endonuclease subunit Sen15, coding for METDQEECTAGVSPGNREWEEPWIVEHPRFKEMMAMDVADSAQVYTAFLVYMDLLEVRNWHDVKIHGSSELHLIYLHGLEKEGCIPQLIIPTPVSMSYSHERIQQFMKLDCTSDEAQSISSILLAIVESDSTVVYYKLTDGFVIPDPPDFVEDMDNKQWRKKRLRHLR